In Streptomyces sp. NBC_00878, a single window of DNA contains:
- a CDS encoding TniQ family protein, with protein sequence MPDPRAHRRDLAQRQDRTTDQAITDRLRSLTATTPLGLIHLDDEHIAGFARATRLAPGEVSGMLLAPLGERYGPLNPAFTPRTTPTRMIYDNPWVLTRSSRYCPFCLTGHGDAIQDRHGGAWQRLWRLPVIFLCLRHRRLLSHRCTRCGTLAQFVRTANSIARLSDDSLHPTQCRFTARSASHRQPTGACGADLARPDISPGPDPVTMNVLLHVQRELGHLLAAGGPATTMSAGAPVPVAHYFADLRAIVAMIFRSWPEARPYASTPVLVAALDAEHAARAAQAEPLLNSAGKKKTSKPYTVPPDDSLVTGAVLDIAAQFLGTPDRHEARERLAPLVLRLRAADRALSTYLRRPGWISKQLRSAVEDEWKGASRRSKPSTSSPASSPAEPRTTWPTSTWPWPPGGASRLSATPSTAHAKNSASPPEAPPCLGGAP encoded by the coding sequence GTGCCGGATCCTCGCGCTCACCGCCGCGATCTGGCACAACGACAAGACCGGACAACCGATCAAGCGATCACTGACCGCCTACGATCACTGACCGCAACGACACCCCTCGGACTCATTCATCTAGACGACGAACACATAGCAGGCTTCGCCCGAGCCACCCGCCTGGCGCCCGGCGAGGTCAGCGGCATGCTCCTCGCCCCGCTCGGAGAGCGATACGGGCCACTGAACCCCGCCTTCACGCCACGCACTACCCCAACGCGGATGATCTACGACAACCCGTGGGTGCTGACCCGCTCCTCGCGCTACTGCCCCTTCTGCCTCACCGGGCACGGCGATGCGATCCAGGACCGCCACGGAGGCGCATGGCAGCGGCTGTGGCGTCTACCCGTGATTTTCCTCTGTCTCCGGCACCGACGACTCCTGTCGCACCGATGCACCAGGTGCGGAACACTCGCGCAATTCGTCCGCACGGCAAACAGCATTGCGCGCCTGTCCGACGACTCGCTCCACCCAACACAGTGCCGCTTCACCGCACGATCGGCCTCGCACCGGCAGCCCACGGGGGCCTGTGGAGCCGACCTTGCCCGGCCAGATATCTCGCCCGGGCCTGATCCCGTCACCATGAACGTGCTGCTCCACGTCCAGCGCGAACTGGGGCACCTACTCGCGGCAGGAGGGCCAGCGACCACCATGAGCGCCGGGGCACCGGTCCCCGTTGCCCACTACTTCGCCGACCTGAGAGCTATCGTTGCCATGATCTTCCGGTCCTGGCCGGAAGCCCGCCCCTACGCCAGCACCCCCGTGCTGGTCGCCGCGCTCGACGCGGAACATGCCGCCCGCGCCGCGCAGGCTGAGCCCCTGCTAAACAGCGCAGGCAAGAAGAAGACCTCCAAGCCCTACACCGTGCCGCCCGACGACTCCCTGGTCACGGGCGCGGTCCTGGACATCGCGGCGCAATTCCTTGGAACCCCGGACCGGCACGAAGCACGAGAGCGCCTGGCCCCGTTGGTGCTGCGCCTACGTGCCGCCGACCGGGCACTCAGTACCTATTTGCGGCGCCCAGGCTGGATCTCGAAGCAGTTGCGGTCTGCCGTCGAGGACGAGTGGAAAGGTGCCAGTCGCCGAAGTAAGCCGTCGACATCCTCGCCCGCGTCCAGTCCAGCCGAGCCAAGGACTACGTGGCCGACTTCAACATGGCCCTGGCCCCCTGGCGGCGCGAGCCGGCTGTCCGCGACTCCATCCACCGCACACGCCAAGAACTCGGCGTCGCCGCCTGAAGCACCACCGTGCCTCGGCGGCGCACCGTGA
- a CDS encoding DEAD/DEAH box helicase family protein, whose amino-acid sequence MAAHLVGRCFALAVWLFRALTGDPEPMTFVHASASDLQVLAQRVAALEEDLPRLRREFDQRVAPAPLAVAEREQLIVSARDAAYEPLREADISAEVQRRLAKAGWDVLGAGEESQLNRSLGCVLVPRLGGGLRADMLLTVGGQVVGIVECKRDGIDLAEAMEQTGALAKAPEGSLPWPVWRSPLPYRYVSDGRRLLFCDANDPESHARLVSGFHQPRTLARWQREAEADGVAPTYRARQAAYLQLQDEGFDQLRIAQRGAVRAIEQALAAGQRRALVQMATGSGASFTGVFTAYRQLHYARAGRILFVTDRKLTVHQLIAQLRQFSMPDGGRPLDDVYHVQELTAHGLAPSASVAVATVQRLSAMLAGTPAPEDGSESVAAYETAERQAHSDATPLEVSYCEALPPDAFDLIIVDDCHRALYGQRRALLEYFDAPVVGFSATPTATVLGFFKGNLVESYSYEQAVADGVAVDYSVYQIQVDGDRQPAFATPVDAVGVQARSSRRARYEDLDEELAFTVGQGPARAVPSERLAKVVTAFRNALPTLFPGRMQHGGGLLAVPKTVVLAQDGLHADEVVERVRDVFGAGDVFCRRITPRDAYAAELLREFRTTPQFRIAVVTDLISGNSDMRVMECLLILREVRSAAYYEQLLAMGTQTISSAELRAVTPGADAKAQLVVVDAAGASRHLQPLVNVTDASGQRGRAALERLLHRATDGRATPQETAELAIRLARLIPALSDADGAEIRKLAGRPLQELVTRLLDSVDSDHLASLRRAGGKRAVEDERREALYPLTEDLQLQEVLLDLYDRPALARGTTSGSRGRRQDKTVGRRLAEFVERSGPFNSAQLWWIEKIADVVATETRFDPAYLDSIPFSARGGTDGFLDAFGPDAAIDLLDELRRALA is encoded by the coding sequence GTGGCCGCGCATCTGGTCGGGCGCTGCTTCGCGCTGGCCGTTTGGCTCTTCCGCGCCCTGACCGGCGACCCGGAACCGATGACCTTCGTCCACGCCTCAGCATCCGATCTGCAGGTTCTGGCGCAGCGGGTCGCTGCGCTGGAAGAGGACCTGCCCCGCCTGCGCCGCGAATTCGACCAGCGCGTCGCTCCCGCGCCCCTGGCGGTCGCCGAACGTGAACAGCTGATCGTCAGCGCACGCGATGCCGCCTATGAACCGCTGCGCGAAGCCGATATTTCCGCGGAAGTGCAGCGCAGGCTCGCCAAGGCGGGATGGGACGTCCTCGGCGCTGGCGAGGAGTCTCAGCTCAACCGCTCCCTGGGCTGCGTTCTGGTGCCCCGCCTGGGCGGAGGACTCCGCGCCGACATGCTGCTGACGGTCGGCGGACAGGTGGTCGGGATCGTCGAGTGCAAGCGGGACGGCATCGATCTCGCCGAGGCCATGGAGCAGACGGGCGCACTGGCGAAGGCCCCGGAGGGCTCCCTGCCGTGGCCTGTGTGGCGCTCGCCGCTGCCGTACCGGTATGTGAGCGATGGCCGCCGTCTTCTGTTCTGCGACGCAAATGACCCCGAATCCCACGCGCGCCTAGTCAGCGGCTTCCATCAGCCTCGCACGCTGGCCCGCTGGCAGCGCGAAGCGGAGGCGGACGGTGTGGCGCCGACCTACCGGGCCCGCCAGGCCGCCTACCTGCAGCTGCAGGACGAGGGGTTCGACCAGCTGCGCATTGCCCAGCGCGGGGCGGTGCGGGCCATCGAGCAGGCCCTCGCGGCCGGTCAGCGGCGCGCACTGGTGCAGATGGCCACCGGCTCCGGGGCGAGCTTCACCGGGGTATTCACCGCCTACCGGCAGCTCCACTACGCGCGCGCGGGCCGGATCCTGTTCGTGACCGACCGCAAGCTCACCGTGCACCAACTGATCGCTCAGCTGCGCCAGTTCAGCATGCCGGACGGAGGGCGCCCTCTCGATGACGTGTACCACGTCCAGGAACTGACCGCGCACGGCCTGGCCCCGTCGGCTTCCGTGGCCGTGGCCACGGTGCAGCGTCTGTCGGCCATGCTCGCCGGCACGCCAGCACCCGAGGACGGATCCGAGAGCGTGGCGGCGTACGAGACCGCCGAACGGCAGGCGCATTCCGATGCCACGCCCCTGGAAGTGTCCTACTGCGAGGCGCTGCCGCCCGACGCGTTCGATCTCATCATCGTCGACGACTGCCACCGCGCGCTGTACGGACAGCGACGTGCCCTTCTTGAATACTTCGACGCTCCCGTCGTCGGATTCAGCGCGACGCCGACCGCTACCGTGCTGGGATTCTTCAAGGGCAACCTGGTCGAGTCCTACAGCTATGAACAGGCCGTCGCCGACGGCGTCGCCGTGGACTACTCCGTCTACCAGATCCAGGTCGACGGCGACCGGCAGCCGGCGTTTGCCACCCCCGTCGACGCGGTCGGTGTGCAAGCCCGCAGCTCGCGCCGCGCCCGTTACGAGGACCTGGACGAGGAGCTGGCCTTCACCGTAGGGCAGGGTCCGGCAAGGGCTGTCCCCTCTGAGCGCCTGGCCAAGGTGGTGACGGCTTTCCGTAACGCGCTGCCGACCCTGTTCCCCGGCCGAATGCAGCACGGCGGCGGGCTCCTCGCGGTTCCCAAGACCGTGGTGCTGGCGCAGGACGGACTGCATGCGGACGAGGTCGTGGAGCGCGTCCGCGACGTGTTCGGCGCCGGGGACGTCTTCTGCCGGCGGATCACGCCGCGCGACGCTTATGCGGCGGAGCTGCTGCGGGAGTTCCGCACGACACCGCAGTTCCGGATCGCGGTCGTGACGGATCTGATCTCTGGGAACAGTGACATGCGGGTGATGGAGTGCCTGCTGATCCTGCGCGAGGTGCGCTCCGCCGCCTACTACGAGCAGCTGCTGGCCATGGGAACGCAGACCATCTCGTCCGCGGAGTTGCGCGCCGTCACCCCGGGAGCGGATGCCAAGGCGCAGCTCGTGGTCGTCGACGCGGCGGGCGCTTCGCGTCACCTCCAGCCGCTGGTGAACGTGACGGATGCATCCGGGCAGAGGGGACGGGCCGCCTTGGAGCGCCTGCTGCACCGAGCCACTGACGGCCGGGCGACGCCGCAGGAGACAGCCGAACTCGCCATCCGGCTCGCCCGGCTTATCCCCGCGCTCAGTGACGCCGACGGCGCCGAGATCCGCAAGCTGGCGGGCCGGCCTCTGCAGGAGCTGGTGACCCGTCTCCTCGACTCGGTCGACTCGGATCACCTGGCATCGCTGCGCCGGGCGGGAGGCAAGAGAGCCGTCGAGGACGAGCGGCGGGAGGCCCTCTACCCGCTCACCGAGGACCTCCAACTCCAAGAGGTGCTGCTCGACCTGTACGACCGGCCGGCCCTTGCTCGGGGAACGACATCCGGCAGCCGGGGTCGCCGCCAAGACAAGACAGTGGGCCGGCGTCTGGCCGAGTTCGTCGAGCGGTCCGGACCCTTTAACTCCGCCCAGCTGTGGTGGATCGAGAAGATCGCGGATGTGGTGGCCACCGAGACGCGCTTCGACCCGGCGTATCTCGACAGCATCCCCTTCTCGGCGCGCGGCGGCACGGACGGCTTCCTTGACGCCTTCGGGCCCGACGCCGCGATCGACCTCCTGGACGAACTGCGCAGGGCCCTAGCGTGA
- a CDS encoding HNH endonuclease, translating to MRHVNMQGLTAPPAWAAKAKRTLDAVRAAVAAGTEREFNSHWAEDAVRDLLLGLVGVKCWYCETLIVRADITVDHFRPKSEVLDVPGHPGYWWLAYEVSNYRIACKHCNSGGARYNGVREGRAKGSQFPLIGGTRARTSVDDLNNEQPLLLDPARPSDPDLLGFDFAGYARRSSTPYSPAETNRGLCRADETIRILALNDSHLVPLRGRLMREVTVLARYGDKTDIQQLIDDKVGPKAPYSSAASMALALQRAVDQPAAAPAPAATTAGAAPTIDPARSRVDLHDLLQHLDPDDLKAGITLTGRHEKKVHRAVLNHEGQIDVGGRPWRTPTTAARVATGSNKIDGWDFWWLTIAGVGQTLAEFRATHHPPTAPT from the coding sequence ATGAGACACGTCAACATGCAAGGGCTCACCGCCCCGCCGGCCTGGGCAGCCAAGGCCAAACGCACCCTCGACGCGGTCAGGGCCGCCGTCGCTGCCGGCACGGAGCGTGAATTCAATTCGCACTGGGCCGAGGACGCCGTACGCGACTTGCTCCTCGGTCTCGTCGGCGTCAAGTGCTGGTACTGCGAGACCCTCATCGTGCGCGCGGACATCACCGTCGACCACTTCCGGCCGAAATCCGAAGTACTCGACGTGCCTGGCCACCCGGGCTACTGGTGGCTGGCTTACGAGGTGTCGAACTACCGCATCGCCTGCAAGCATTGCAACAGCGGCGGAGCCCGCTACAACGGTGTCCGGGAAGGCCGCGCCAAGGGCAGCCAGTTCCCGCTCATAGGCGGAACCCGCGCCCGCACATCAGTCGACGACCTGAACAACGAACAGCCGCTGCTCCTGGACCCGGCTCGCCCCAGCGACCCCGACCTGCTCGGCTTCGACTTCGCTGGCTACGCCCGGCGCAGCAGCACCCCTTACTCGCCGGCCGAAACGAACCGCGGTCTGTGCCGCGCCGACGAAACCATACGGATTCTGGCGCTCAACGACTCCCACCTCGTCCCGCTCCGCGGCCGCCTCATGCGGGAGGTCACCGTACTCGCCCGCTACGGGGACAAGACCGACATCCAGCAGCTGATCGACGACAAGGTGGGACCCAAGGCGCCCTACAGTTCGGCAGCCTCCATGGCCCTGGCCCTGCAGCGCGCCGTCGACCAGCCGGCCGCCGCGCCCGCCCCGGCCGCAACGACGGCCGGCGCCGCGCCCACCATCGACCCGGCACGCTCCCGAGTCGACCTGCACGACCTGCTGCAACATCTGGACCCGGACGACCTGAAGGCCGGTATCACCCTCACCGGCCGGCACGAGAAGAAGGTCCACCGGGCAGTCCTGAACCACGAGGGCCAGATCGACGTCGGGGGCCGCCCCTGGCGCACCCCGACCACCGCCGCCCGAGTCGCCACCGGCAGCAACAAGATCGACGGCTGGGATTTCTGGTGGCTGACCATCGCCGGGGTGGGGCAGACCCTCGCTGAGTTCCGCGCCACGCACCACCCGCCCACCGCACCGACGTGA
- a CDS encoding AAA family ATPase: protein MRRSGDGDQEHLDRGDAVRLLRLRLPSYRGLRHFELDLTGALDGGHAIATLIGPNGGGKSRALHALAEIFGALHRPGRRAAFAFELDYEVHDRTVRVVQTSPDTSPELTVDTSLGRPIRAARAVWTQHLPDHVFGYQAHAQAPWTSEFDQHRRFAARRVGQWRRQWMTDFDQWRAHHAPNEGELWTEQLTLPINCPLYTPVFLCTPAHLPLLLLAQTTHWADSFGTYLRRHSYLQRVASAVLRIRAPRTARAPHLAALPYWGLGGPARTLFAAAAESGRFGLIPDADPVDGAGSPADGFQIVLGTAEDVRAFRNLFDSDLSMFGLLATLLDAGYLTVDVRLDKPGALTVGLDDLSSGEQQLLTILGLLRLQRAHESLFLLDEPDSHFHPEWSRRWYSSVRSVLGPHQHSQFLTATHEPLLVSNMTREQIRVVTTDAEGQASAVIPRANPRGQGAGGLLTTDLFGLPTQLDEHTQELIDRQYALLPEAAGDPVKQAALRDVTAQLETMDFPNSDRDPLVAAFLAELHRRRLALLEAAHGPNPPSPERLQALVAELFHERFSSVI from the coding sequence GTGAGGCGGAGCGGTGACGGCGACCAGGAGCACCTTGACCGGGGGGATGCCGTGCGGCTGCTGCGACTGAGACTTCCCTCCTACCGGGGCCTGCGTCACTTCGAGCTGGACCTCACCGGCGCCCTCGATGGCGGCCATGCCATTGCCACCCTGATCGGCCCCAACGGCGGCGGAAAGTCCCGGGCCCTGCACGCGCTCGCCGAGATCTTCGGCGCCCTGCACCGGCCGGGCCGCCGTGCGGCCTTCGCCTTCGAACTCGACTACGAGGTCCACGACAGGACGGTCCGGGTCGTTCAGACCTCCCCCGACACCTCACCCGAGCTGACCGTGGACACCTCCCTGGGCCGGCCGATACGCGCGGCCCGCGCAGTGTGGACGCAGCATCTGCCCGATCACGTCTTCGGCTACCAGGCGCACGCCCAGGCTCCCTGGACCAGCGAGTTCGACCAGCACCGCCGCTTCGCCGCCCGCCGCGTCGGCCAATGGCGCCGGCAGTGGATGACGGACTTCGACCAGTGGCGCGCACACCACGCCCCGAACGAAGGCGAGCTGTGGACCGAGCAGCTCACCCTGCCCATCAACTGCCCCCTGTACACACCGGTGTTCCTGTGTACGCCCGCGCATCTGCCGCTGCTGCTCCTCGCGCAGACCACTCACTGGGCCGACTCGTTCGGCACCTACCTGCGCCGCCATTCCTACCTGCAGCGGGTGGCCTCCGCGGTCCTGCGGATCCGAGCGCCACGCACCGCACGCGCCCCGCACCTGGCTGCCCTCCCGTACTGGGGCCTGGGCGGGCCTGCCCGCACCCTGTTCGCGGCCGCCGCCGAATCGGGGCGGTTCGGTCTCATCCCCGACGCAGACCCGGTGGACGGGGCCGGTAGCCCGGCCGACGGGTTCCAGATTGTCCTGGGCACCGCGGAGGACGTCCGCGCCTTCCGTAACCTCTTCGACAGTGACCTGTCGATGTTCGGCCTGCTGGCCACCCTGCTGGATGCCGGCTACCTCACCGTCGACGTCCGCCTGGACAAACCCGGCGCGCTCACCGTCGGCCTGGACGATCTGAGCTCGGGGGAGCAGCAGCTCCTGACCATTTTGGGCCTGCTGAGACTACAGCGGGCGCATGAGTCGCTGTTCCTTCTGGATGAACCCGACTCCCACTTCCACCCCGAGTGGAGCCGACGCTGGTACTCCTCCGTGCGCAGCGTGCTGGGACCGCATCAGCACTCGCAGTTCCTCACCGCCACCCACGAACCGCTCCTGGTGTCCAACATGACCCGCGAGCAGATCCGCGTCGTCACCACCGACGCGGAGGGCCAGGCCAGCGCGGTGATACCCCGGGCCAACCCGCGCGGACAAGGCGCCGGCGGCCTGCTGACCACCGACCTGTTCGGCCTGCCCACCCAACTCGATGAGCACACCCAGGAACTGATCGACCGCCAGTACGCGCTGCTTCCCGAGGCGGCTGGCGACCCGGTCAAACAGGCTGCACTGCGCGATGTCACCGCCCAGCTGGAGACCATGGACTTTCCCAACTCCGACCGTGATCCGCTCGTGGCGGCCTTCCTCGCCGAGCTCCACCGCAGACGCCTCGCGCTCCTCGAGGCCGCCCACGGCCCCAATCCGCCCTCGCCCGAACGACTGCAGGCCTTGGTCGCCGAGCTGTTCCACGAGCGCTTCTCGTCGGTGATCTGA
- a CDS encoding helix-turn-helix transcriptional regulator, with the protein MTIFPPPDPDPTALRQALARHRAERGWSYDELAARSGLSRRTLIEVEQGRTIGSLGTWHALAHAFGIPLGELLDPLCTGHEPPGSER; encoded by the coding sequence GTGACGATCTTTCCGCCGCCGGACCCCGACCCGACGGCGCTCCGGCAGGCCCTCGCCCGGCACCGTGCCGAGCGGGGCTGGAGCTATGACGAGCTCGCCGCCCGCAGCGGCCTGTCGCGCCGCACCCTCATCGAGGTCGAACAGGGCCGCACCATCGGATCACTCGGTACCTGGCACGCCCTCGCCCACGCCTTCGGTATTCCGCTGGGCGAGCTCCTGGATCCCCTGTGTACGGGGCACGAGCCTCCGGGATCCGAGCGCTGA
- a CDS encoding class I SAM-dependent DNA methyltransferase → MNPTVSSRPGHDQALVDRLWNYANVLRDNGTSGLELIEQLSSLIVLKRAHEQRQRPLNGQDILGFDAWEQLTSTERDYLIPAYEQILGQLAARPGTLGLLFRRAQNRIPDPALLHRLIVDVVDRYQWSSADIGAVFEALLARMSTDTKTGAGQYFTPRPLIEAIVQCMQPGIDDTVSDPACGTGGFLIKAFDYMVDHFPSGVTAAQRKRLGQGAFFGTELVDATARLATTNLVLHGVTRADETHPCITVGDALARPPARRATLVLTNPPFGRRSTSEEPYREDFWTLTTSRQLNFLQHIHSLLETDGRAAVVVPDSVLFEGGPGELIRQRLLSACDVHTLLRLPTGIFYAGGLKASVLFFDKPEPRPDGSPSTTRLWVYDLRSPHTTTAKPMTPAGPDYSDFVSAYRPGRPRSERVEIPRFRSFAVQDLLARPGVNLDVHVAEPPPGPFALEEPEADLYRMAQEITAELGAALAEFASLTEALRPYGVHADGPDREAER, encoded by the coding sequence GTGAACCCCACCGTCTCCTCCCGCCCCGGACACGACCAGGCCCTGGTGGACCGGCTGTGGAACTACGCCAACGTGCTGCGCGACAACGGCACCTCGGGCCTGGAGCTCATCGAGCAGCTCTCCAGCCTGATCGTCCTCAAGCGCGCCCATGAACAACGCCAACGCCCCCTCAACGGGCAGGACATCCTCGGCTTCGACGCATGGGAGCAGCTCACCTCGACCGAGCGCGACTACCTCATCCCGGCGTACGAGCAGATCCTGGGCCAGCTCGCCGCCCGGCCCGGAACGCTCGGGCTGCTCTTCCGGCGGGCACAAAACCGCATCCCGGACCCTGCCCTCCTGCACCGCTTGATCGTCGACGTGGTGGACCGCTACCAGTGGTCCTCAGCCGACATCGGCGCTGTCTTCGAGGCGCTGCTGGCCCGCATGAGCACAGACACGAAGACCGGCGCCGGCCAGTACTTCACGCCCCGGCCGCTGATCGAGGCGATCGTGCAGTGCATGCAGCCCGGCATCGACGACACGGTCTCCGACCCGGCCTGCGGCACCGGTGGTTTCCTGATCAAAGCCTTCGACTACATGGTCGACCACTTTCCTTCAGGTGTCACCGCGGCTCAGCGCAAGCGGCTCGGCCAGGGGGCCTTCTTCGGCACCGAACTCGTCGACGCCACCGCGCGGCTGGCCACGACGAACCTCGTCCTGCACGGCGTCACCCGGGCCGACGAGACCCACCCGTGCATCACCGTCGGGGACGCGCTGGCCCGCCCACCGGCGCGGCGGGCGACGCTGGTGCTCACCAACCCTCCGTTCGGGCGCCGCTCCACCAGCGAGGAGCCCTACCGGGAGGACTTCTGGACCCTCACCACCAGCCGGCAGCTCAACTTCCTCCAGCACATCCACAGCCTGCTGGAGACCGACGGCCGCGCCGCTGTCGTGGTGCCCGACAGTGTGCTGTTCGAAGGCGGGCCGGGTGAGTTGATCCGGCAGCGACTGCTGTCCGCGTGCGACGTCCACACCCTGCTGCGGCTTCCCACGGGCATCTTCTACGCGGGCGGTCTCAAGGCCAGCGTCCTGTTCTTCGACAAGCCCGAACCGCGCCCCGATGGCAGCCCGTCCACGACACGGTTGTGGGTGTACGACCTGCGCTCCCCGCACACGACGACGGCCAAGCCCATGACACCAGCCGGTCCCGACTACAGCGACTTCGTGTCCGCCTACCGGCCCGGCCGACCCCGCAGCGAACGAGTCGAGATTCCCCGCTTTCGCTCCTTCGCCGTCCAGGACCTGCTCGCCCGGCCCGGCGTCAACCTGGACGTTCACGTCGCCGAACCCCCGCCCGGGCCCTTCGCACTGGAAGAGCCCGAGGCCGACCTGTACCGCATGGCCCAGGAGATCACCGCTGAACTGGGCGCCGCCCTGGCCGAGTTCGCCTCCCTGACTGAAGCACTGCGCCCCTACGGTGTGCACGCGGACGGCCCGGATCGTGAGGCGGAGCGGTGA